tgaatacaacacgtaaattgttttttaaacaaacttttttcatttttgaagtaattttcggaatataaggcaggtaaatcgtgcttgtgggtttattagaatcatttactggtgtgggatttaaggctttagaggaatgcatctttaatctttgagcaataacagtatttatgagagaaattgggtacccgttgccaaaaagtatgtctgtaataaaatttaattcttttttaacatacggctctgaacagatattaagtactctatccacaagagatattaccacacctcttttaacctgtggaggatggttagatttgaagtgaaggtatctattattatgcgtaggttttctgtaaaccgtaaaatcaagtttattcacactgcgtattatcaatacatctaaaaaaggtatttttccatctctttcGGTCTCTAGGGTGAATTGCAGGTTTatatcgtaagtatttaaatgttctagaaaacctttaagttcactttcgccataattccaaactgaaattatgtcgtccatgaaacgtcccccaaaacacatgattaagaaaatacgaatctagggcccaattttcaagattttcgacgaaaatatttgcgagtaggcctgatagaggtgctcccataggaaggccccttacctggttgtaatatgaatctcgaaactggaagtgcatgggaatatttgttacataatttaaccaaatgcatgagaacatcaatgtctagacctattgctgactcttcgattagatggtaattgttttccagtttattttgtaataattgttcagattttgaaacatcaatactagtatacatagaaactatgtcaaagctgcttaatatggaattttcagaaatgtctatttgtttcaatttttctacaagatcaactgaattttttatataagatttttgggagtgaagcaatggtttaaatgcagtgcataaccattttccaatgtttgaggcaggtgattttgtgctagctacaatgggtcttagaggaatgccttgtttgtgcaattttggtAATCCATAAAACTTTGAGCAAAAAACACCACGAGGGAGGAATTTATTATACAACTGTGGAGTGATTctgccattttctttcaaagtttttaattcttttattactttttgagcAAATTGATCAGTCTGGTCATGGGTTGATTTAACATAAGTGGTTGTATCATTTAAATGTGACTGAATTTTACCATCATAATCAGTCTTATTCATAATTACTATGGAGTTGCTTTTATCGgctttagtgattattattgaGGAATCTTTACGGAgtttattcaaaacttttgtGTCATATGATTTTTCCATTGCATTATTGGGAGAATTAGGAAGTTTTAATGAGGTGTTGTAAAGAGTGTTAATTAAACAAGATCTAACTGTATCCGGGTTTGAAACAAGAGCACTACATTTGTGGAGAGAGGATTCTAAAGATGCTATCAAGTCTGCAACTGGAACTTGTTTcggtaaaaacgaaaattttggcccttgttctaggactttttcttcaacatagctaagctttttagatgaaatatttacaatcgCAGGTCCAGGACTTATCTTAGGATTGTAAACTGGGTTGACCACTTGAGACTCATATTTCAACCTTGTAAACTTATTAGTGAGTCTCTCTTGTGACACACGGAAATAATGGTGGAATGAATTCCTTTCCATCCTaagaatttgcaaaaaatcATCAGTGGACAAGCTCTGTGATAGAAAATTTTCGAGTGATTTTCGTTCTGAGGAAATTCTATGTCTTctgtgttttttgtccttaataatatgattCAACGTTTTTAGCTGTAGTTTATGTGTGAACTGTGACTCTCGTAAAGTATTTAAGTGAAATTTATGCCTTAAGGAtttaggaataattttattccttctgCAGGATTCCAGAAACGTTTGTTGATTAATAATGTTCGCGTGTTTTTTccctaaactaataaaatgaaaaatatctttggtcaaatgctccccataagcgtgacgtaaataatgacgaagaccacactgcctttccataatacaacaacaaaagagagaataatgaggactttttttcccaagacagtgaaccaacaaaacctatttgaatatttcggccctatatctaagggccgtcttcagcaaagaaaaaataaaaaacaataaaa
This is a stretch of genomic DNA from Artemia franciscana unplaced genomic scaffold, ASM3288406v1 Scaffold_2569, whole genome shotgun sequence. It encodes these proteins:
- the LOC136042965 gene encoding uncharacterized protein LOC136042965; translated protein: MERNSFHHYFRVSQERLTNKFTRLKYESQVVNPVYNPKISPGPAIVNISSKKLSYVEEKVLEQGPKFSFLPKQVPVADLIASLESSLHKCSALVSNPDTVRSCLINTLYNTSLKLPNSPNNAMEKSYDTKVLNKLRKDSSIIITKADKSNSIVIMNKTDYDGKIQSHLNDTTTYVKSTHDQTDQFAQK